In the genome of Campylobacter helveticus, the window CTTGCTCTTTAATCTTAATCTTGCTGATATTTGCCTCAGCAAATAAATTCACAAGTTCTTTAATCTCTTCTTTAGTCATAAAAAATTCTCCTATATTTAAGACTTTAAAATGTTATTATATAAAAAAATTGTAATTTAAATTTAAAATTGAATTTTTTTGATAGAATTAAATATGTTTCATCGTAAGATGAGATAAATTTTTAAAGGAGGCACATATGAAGAAATTATTACTTTGTATGATTGCATTTTTAATGGTAGGGGCGAGTATGGCAGAAGCTAAGCCTAGGGTTGCTATTTTAGCCACAGGTGGAACGATAGCTGGTTCTATCGATAGTGCGGTGGCTACGACAGGTTATACAGCTGGAGTTGTGGGTGTCGATGTGTTGATTAAGGCTGTGCCTGAAATTCAAAACTTAGCGAAAATTGAAGGGCAGCAAATCGCAAATATCGATAGCTCAAATATGCGTGATGAAATTCAGCTCAAACTTGCAAAAGAGATTAATAAGCTTTTTGCGAGTGGCGTTGATGGTGTGGTTATCACTCACGGCACAGATACTATGGAAGAGACTGCTTATTTCTTAAATTTAACTATCAAAAGCGATAAGCCTGTCGTTTTAGTCGGTGCTATGCGTCCTAGCACAGCCATAAGTGCTGATGGTCCTAAAAATCTTTACAACGCAGTCGCTTTAGCAGCTGATAAAAATGCTAAAGGCAAGGGTGTAATGGTTTCTATGAATGATAAAATTCAAAGTGCTAGAGGCGTGGTAAAAACACATTCTTTAAATGTCGATGCTTTCTCTTCGCCTGATTTTGGGGATTTAGGCTATATCGTTGATGGTAAAGTTTATTTTTATAACAATGTCGCAAAAGCACACACTAAAAACGCACCTTTTGATGTGAAAAATCTTAAAGAATTACCAAAAGTTGATATTCTTTATAGCTATTCAAATGACGGCAGTGGCGTAGCGGCTAAGGCTTTGTTTGAAAATGGCACAAAAGGTATAGTAGTCGCTGGAAGTGGTGCTGGTAGCATACACGAAGCACAAAAAGAAGTTTTAAAAGAGCTTTTAACTAAGGGGCTTAAAGTTGCTGTAAGCTCTCGTGTAGTCGCTGGTCGTGTGGCAGTGAGTGAAGCGGATAATAAGCTAGGTTTCATCAGTGCGGAGGATTTAAACCCACAAAAAGCTAGAATTTTGCTAATGTTAGCTTTAACTAAGACTAACGATGTTAAGAAAATTCAAGAGTATTTCTTAAAATACTAAAACATAGGCTCTTTATGAGCCTTTCCTCTTTTCAAAGACTTCTTTTTAATCATAAAATGTATGGTGCATAAGGTAAAAAATTTGTAGATTTAAATGCGTTATAAATTTTTATAAGTTTTATCGTTTCTTTTATCGATTTTAATATTTGGATAATTTTAAATTCATTATTTTGGGTAATTCCATATTCTCCCAACGACAACAATTATCCTTAAGCCTTGCAAATGTTTGGCTACAATTCTTTTTTAAGAGTTATTTAAATCGTATTTAATACTCACTCCACATCAAATTTAAATAAAGATTTGATTTTCAAATGGGACAAGATGAGTGTTTAAAATATGGAAGAAAAAGGTCCAGAATGAAAAAAGCCCCTGGGGGCAGGGGCTGACCACCCAGCTAAAAGGGAGGGGGCTGGGTGGATAAATGGCATTATACCATAAATTTTAGAACTTGTAAAGAGCTTGAAGTCTTACAGTATCTTTTTTACCTTCGCCATTTTTATCTTGATCAACATTTAGGTAAGAATACCAAGCTTGGAAAGATAGTTTTGGAGAGTATTTATAATCTACTCTTGCAACGGCTTCCATTTTCTCACCGCCGTGAGCTCCAGAATTAGCTCCAACTGCTCCATTACCTGTTTTAGTTCCACCATAAACGAAATCTGCACCTAAACGCAATACTTCATTGAAGGTATAACCAGCAGTTAGGTAACCAAAAGTATTTTCACCAAGGTCGCCATTTAGGTGTGAACCTTCAGTGTAGAAAATTTCTTGACCAGCAAGAAGATGTCCTAAGTTACCTTGGTCTTCGATTACTGTTAATGTTGCTTGATCTTTATCACCATAGTATAAACCACCTAGGCTAGCGTCAAAGCCATTCCACTCCATAGTGCCTCTTAAGCCAAAGAAGTTACCATTTTCAATATCAGTTTTATCTAGGTAGTTTCCTAAATAAGCGGCATTAAGTTTCCAGTTGATGTCGTTGAAGATAGTTGTGCCATAAGCTAAATCTAAAGCATAAAAAGCACCTACCATATCCCAGTAAGCACCCCATAGTTGAGAGTCAAGTTGTCCGCCAAGAGCTTCGTAAGAACCGATAGCAGCACCACCATAAAGGTTACCCACATTGATGCTATTTAAGCCGAATTTCGCACCGGCAACTTTCTTAGTAAATAATCCTGTTATATCTCCAGCTTGCTCATCAAAATTATAGCTATCCACAGCAAAAGCTGCAAGAGTTAAGCCGTCAAAGCTGTTATTAACCACTTTGATACCTGTGCCAACAAGACCATCGATGCCATTGTCAGTCCAGATAGTGTTAAGCTGCTGCTTACCTGCGATAACGCTAGTTGCGAAGTCTTCATCAGTGTAAGTTAAGTAAAGTTGGCGAACACTTAAGCCTTCTTTTGTTACACTTTCATTGTCATTAACGGCATTGCCTTGATCATTTGTTCCATAGAGAGTGCCATAACCGCCATCTTTCGCACTATAATCTAATTGAACGAAAGCTTTGAAGTTATCAGCAATCGCAGCGTTGAAGTTGATTTGTGCTCTGTATTGGTGCATTTGCTTATCAGTGATAAGACCTGACTGATTAACAAGACCAGCTTTATCTTTGTCATCGATATTACCAGCTCTATAGCGGTATCTTAAAACACCTGATACATCGATATCTTTAATCGCTTCTTCTAGTGGAGTAGCATTAGCCACTGAGAAAGCACCCGCAGCAAGAGCTGCAACTAAACTAAGTTTAACTAGTTTCATGAGAATTCTCCTTAAAATTAAGATAAAAACGACGGAATTATAGCATATAAACGCGTTTTTTTACTTAAATAAGACTTAAATTAAAAGAAATATGGAGAAAATCAAAAGGTGAAATAAAGCCCCAGCTCTTAAAACTAGGGCTTTTAAGGAGTTCTTATGAATGTTTAATTTACACGATGAAATGATAAATTTAAAGGTTTAATGATAAGTAAATAAGCCTATATTTTGCGAATAAGTATCTCATCATCTTTCGCCTCTATGCAAATTTCATCATTAAGGCTTAGCGCATCGCTTAAAATCATATCGCTTAATTTATCTTCTATCTTATCATATATGGCTCTTCTTAGAGGTCTTGCTCCAAAGTCAGGGTCAAAGCCCTCTTTGGCGATGAGTTTGGCGGCTTCATCGCTTAAAGTCGCTTTTAAGCCTTTGTTTTCTAGGCTTTTTTGCAAGTCTTTGAAAAGTAATTTCACTATCTCATATGCCTCGTTTTGCCCTAGTGGGTTAAAGGTGATGATGTCATCGAGGCGGTTTAGAAATTCAGGCTTAAAAAAGCTTTTAAGCTCGGCTTTTACCGCTTCTTCTTGTTCTTTTCCTTTTAAATTCATAATGGCATTTGAGGCGATGTTTGAGGTTAAGATGATGATGGTGTTTTTAAAATCTACACTCACGCCCTTGCTATCAGTCGCCCTTGCGTCATCTAAAATTCCTAAAAGTATGTTGAAAACATCTTTGTGTGCCTTTTCCACCTCGTCAAATAAAATCACACTATAAGGCTTTCTTCTCACGGCTTCAGTAAGCTCTCCGCCCTCTTCGTGTCCTATGTAGCCCGGAGGCGCACCAAGAAGACGGGAGACGCTATGCTTTTCCATAAATTCACTCATATCAAAACGAATCATCGCCTTTTCATCGTCAAATAAAAACTTCGCTAAAGCTTTGGCGGACTGCGTTTTACCCACTCCTGTAGGACCTAAGAATAAAAAGCTTCCTATGGGTTTGCTGCCCTCGTTTAACCCTGCTTTGTTGCGTTTTATGGCTTTTGCTAGGGCGTTTAGGGCTTCATCTTGTCCTATGACGCTTTCTTTTAAGTGCTTTTCGACTTCTAGGAATTTTTGCTTTTCGCTTTTTAGCATTTTTTGCACACTAATGCCTGTCCATTTACTTAAAATTCCTGCGACTAAGTCTTCATCGACTTTATTTTTAAGCAAAGTGCCGTTTTGGCTTAGAAGCTGCCATTTTTCTTCAAGAGCGGAAACTTCTTTTTCTAGACTTGGGATTTTGCCATATTCTAGCTCGGCGGCTTTTTGGAATTCGCCTTTGTTTTTAGCGAGGGTGGCTTCGCTTTTTAGGGTGTCGATTTCTTTTTTCTTTAAGCTTATGCTATCAAAAACGGCTTTTTCGTTTTCAAATTGTGCGTTTAGGGCGTTTTGCTTTTCCTTTAAATTTGCAAGTTCTTTGGCTATTTCGTCTAATCTTTTGGCGTTTTTTTCATTTTCTTCCATTTTAAGCGCTTCTTTTTCGACTTCTAAGGTTTCTAGCTCTTTTCTTACCTTTCTTAAAGAGCTTGGCTCACTTTCTATTTGCATTTTAAGCTCGGCGGCGGCTTCGTCGATTAAATCAATGGCTTTATCGGGTAAAAATCTATCATTAATATAACGCTTAGAAAGCTTGGCGGCGGCGACTAGGGCGGAGTCTGTAATGCTTACATTATGATGAATTTCAAGCTTTTCTTTAATGCCCCTTAACATCGCTAAGGCTTCATTGACACTTGGCTCATTCACACTTACAGGCTGAAAACGGCGTTGCAAAGCGGCGTCTTTTTCAAAATACTTGCGGTATTCTTTAAGCGTAGTCGCTCCTATGGTGTGAAGTTCGCCTCTTGCTAGGGCTGGTTTTAAGATGTTTGCCGCGTCCATACTACCCTCACTCGCCCCTGCTCCAACAATGGTATGAATTTCATCGATAAATAAAATCACATTTTCGCTTTTAATGACTTCATCGACCACGCTTTTAAGCCTATCTTCAAATTCGCCTCTATACTTTGCCCCTGCGATTAAGGCACTCATATCAAGGGCGATGAGGCGTTTATTTTGTAAAGAAGTGGGGACATCTTTTTTCACTATCCTTTGTGCTAGGGCTTCCACAATAGCTGTTTTACCAACGCCTGGCTCACCTAGTAAGATAGGATTATTTTTACTTTTTCTAATGAGAATTTGCATTGTTCTTTCTATCTCTTCTTCGCGACCTATAATGGGGTCAAGCTTGTTTTGAAGAGCCTTTTCGGTCAGGTCGATACCAAATTTATTAAGAGAATCTAGCGTTTCATCGCCGCTTTTGCTTTCTATCTTACGCCCTTTTCTTAAAAATTCAAGCTCTTTTTTTAGCTCGTTTAAATCCATAAATTTAGCCAAAAGCTCTTTGATAGGGGAGCGAGAGCTTTCTGCGATGAGCCAAGTATCGACACTTAGATAATTATCACCATTTGCACTCATCAAGCCTTTAGCATTTTCTAAAGAGTTAATAAAATCGTTAGAAAATCTTATATTTTCTTTACTGACATTAGAACTTGTCGCTAGGGTGGAAATTTGACTTTTAATTTCAAGCTCTAGGGCTTCTTTTGAAATGTTTAATTTATTACAAATTTGACTGAGCAAACTAGAGCTATCTACCGCTAAAGCCCACAAAAGGTGTAGAGGCACGACCTCGCTATTTTTAGAATGTATCGCTAAGGACACTGCACTTTCGACATTTGAAAGCATAGAATCTGTGAGAAAATCTTGTAAATTTGCCATAATGTTTCCTTTTAGTTTTATATGAGGGGTATTATATAACTTTAGTCTATTAATGTCAAGTTTTTTTAATAAATTTTTTTAATTTACTTTACAAACATATCAATAGCCTTATTTAAATCCTCTAAACTTTTGTGATTATTATCTTCTAAGGCGTGTATGAGGCAATGCGATAAATGCTCTTTTAAAATGGCGGTGGCGGTGTTATTGACGGCGGATTTTACGGCGGCAAGTTGGATTAAAATTTCACTGCAATCTTTATCGTTTTCTACCATTTTTTTAATCGCCTCTAAATGCCCTATGGTTTTGGCAAGGCGGTTAGAAATTTGCTTGATGTGTTTGGCGGAGTGATGATGTTTATCCATAAAAACAACTTTCATTTGAGATTTTTGGCATTTTAACATAAAATAAAAAATTTACTTGTATTTACAAATTTTTATTAAAATTCCGCTTTAAATTTAATGAGGAGTTAGGATTGAAAAATAAACGATTTCTCGCTGCTTTAGCGGGGGTAATGGGAACATTAATTTTAAGCTTTAGTCTTGTAAATGCTTTGTATGCTGATAATAAAGCTGAAGAAATGCAAAAACGCCTTGAAGCCTTAGAGAAACTTACAAAAACGCTTCAAATCGTCGAGCAGTATTATGTCGATGAGCAAAATATTAGCGATTTGGTCGATAAATCACTCTCAGGACTTTTAACGAATTTGGACGCACATTCTTCTTTTTTAAATGAAAAAGATTATGATGATATGAAAATGCAAATGAGTGGCGAATTCGGCGGACTTGGCATCACTGTGGGGATGAAAGATGGGGCATTAAGTGTCGTTTCTCCCATAGAAGGCACCCCTGCGGATAAAGCGGGGATTAAATCAGGCGACATTATCCTTAAAATCAACAATGAAGCAACTTTAGGTATGAACTTAAATGATGCCGTAGATAAAATGCGTGGAAAGCCTAGCACCAAAATCACCCTAACCATTTTTAGAGAGGGGGCGACTAAGCCTTTTGATGTGAATTTGATAAGAGAAATCATAAAAGTCGAAAGTGTTTATAGTAAAAAAATAGAAAATGAAGAAATTTTATATCTTAGAGTTACAAGTTTTAATAAAAATATCGTTGAGGAAGCGAGAAAAGAGCTTGAAAAATATCCTAATAATAAGGGCGTGATTTTGGATTTAAGAAATAATCCGGGGGGGATACTTAACCAAGCCATTGGATTAACAAATTTATTTGTCGATAAGGGCGTTATCGTCTCTCAAAAAGGTAGAAATGAAAGCGAAAATAAAGACTATAAAGCCGACCCTAAAAACAAAATTTCCAACTCTTCTCTTGTCGTTTTGGTCAATGGCGGAAGTGCGAGTGCAAGTGAGATAGTCAGCGGAGCTTTGCAAGACTTTAAAAGGGCGATTATCGTGGGAGAAAATACCTTTGGTAAGGGTAGCGTGCAGCAAACCATACCGCTTAATAAAACTGAAGCCTTAAAGCTTACCATAGCAAGATACTATCTTCCAAGCGGACGCACCATCCAAGCTGTGGGTGTAAAGCCTGATATAGAGGTTTTTCCGGGAAAAGTCCCAACTAAAGAAGATGGCTTTAGCATTAAAGAGAGTGATTTAAAGCAGCATTTAGAGGGTGAGCTTGAGAAATTAGAGAAAAAAGAAGATAAAAAAGATACAAAAGAAGATAAAAACCTCATCACCCAAAAGCAAATTTATGAAGACGCACAGCTAAAGGCGGCGATTGATAGCATTAAAATTTTAAACATTAAAGAAGGAAAGTAAAATGGAAAAGGGAGAACTGCTTTATGAGGGCAAGGGCAAGAAAATGTTTAAAACCGATGATGAATTTTTACTCATCACGGAATTTAAAGATGATTTAACCGCTTTTAATGCAGAAAAAAGGGGTAATGAAGCGGGTAAGGGGGCGCTTAATTGTAAAATTAGCACCGAGCTTTTTCACCTTTTGGAAAAAAATGGTATTCAAACGCATTTAGTTAAGACCCTAAGCGAAAACGAACAACTTGTAAAAAAATGCCAAATCGTGCCGATTGAGGTGATAGTGCGTAATGTCGCCACAGGCTCTTTGACCAAAAGACTGGGAATTAAAGAAGGCACAAGCCTACCTTTTGCTTTAGTTGAGTTTTGCTTAAAAGATGATGCTTTGGGAGACCCGTTTATCAATGATGAGCATTGTTTGCTTTTAAATTTAGTCAAAGATAAAGCACAAATCGAAGAGATAAAAGAAATGGCAAGGAAAATTAACTCCATACTTTTAAACTTTTTTGATAAGAAAAATTTAAGACTGATAGACTTTAAAATCGAACTTGGTATCGATAAAGACGGCAAATTA includes:
- a CDS encoding S41 family peptidase, whose protein sequence is MGTLILSFSLVNALYADNKAEEMQKRLEALEKLTKTLQIVEQYYVDEQNISDLVDKSLSGLLTNLDAHSSFLNEKDYDDMKMQMSGEFGGLGITVGMKDGALSVVSPIEGTPADKAGIKSGDIILKINNEATLGMNLNDAVDKMRGKPSTKITLTIFREGATKPFDVNLIREIIKVESVYSKKIENEEILYLRVTSFNKNIVEEARKELEKYPNNKGVILDLRNNPGGILNQAIGLTNLFVDKGVIVSQKGRNESENKDYKADPKNKISNSSLVVLVNGGSASASEIVSGALQDFKRAIIVGENTFGKGSVQQTIPLNKTEALKLTIARYYLPSGRTIQAVGVKPDIEVFPGKVPTKEDGFSIKESDLKQHLEGELEKLEKKEDKKDTKEDKNLITQKQIYEDAQLKAAIDSIKILNIKEGK
- a CDS encoding major outer membrane protein; its protein translation is MKLVKLSLVAALAAGAFSVANATPLEEAIKDIDVSGVLRYRYRAGNIDDKDKAGLVNQSGLITDKQMHQYRAQINFNAAIADNFKAFVQLDYSAKDGGYGTLYGTNDQGNAVNDNESVTKEGLSVRQLYLTYTDEDFATSVIAGKQQLNTIWTDNGIDGLVGTGIKVVNNSFDGLTLAAFAVDSYNFDEQAGDITGLFTKKVAGAKFGLNSINVGNLYGGAAIGSYEALGGQLDSQLWGAYWDMVGAFYALDLAYGTTIFNDINWKLNAAYLGNYLDKTDIENGNFFGLRGTMEWNGFDASLGGLYYGDKDQATLTVIEDQGNLGHLLAGQEIFYTEGSHLNGDLGENTFGYLTAGYTFNEVLRLGADFVYGGTKTGNGAVGANSGAHGGEKMEAVARVDYKYSPKLSFQAWYSYLNVDQDKNGEGKKDTVRLQALYKF
- a CDS encoding metal-sensing transcriptional repressor, producing the protein MDKHHHSAKHIKQISNRLAKTIGHLEAIKKMVENDKDCSEILIQLAAVKSAVNNTATAILKEHLSHCLIHALEDNNHKSLEDLNKAIDMFVK
- a CDS encoding ATP-dependent Clp protease ATP-binding subunit translates to MANLQDFLTDSMLSNVESAVSLAIHSKNSEVVPLHLLWALAVDSSSLLSQICNKLNISKEALELEIKSQISTLATSSNVSKENIRFSNDFINSLENAKGLMSANGDNYLSVDTWLIAESSRSPIKELLAKFMDLNELKKELEFLRKGRKIESKSGDETLDSLNKFGIDLTEKALQNKLDPIIGREEEIERTMQILIRKSKNNPILLGEPGVGKTAIVEALAQRIVKKDVPTSLQNKRLIALDMSALIAGAKYRGEFEDRLKSVVDEVIKSENVILFIDEIHTIVGAGASEGSMDAANILKPALARGELHTIGATTLKEYRKYFEKDAALQRRFQPVSVNEPSVNEALAMLRGIKEKLEIHHNVSITDSALVAAAKLSKRYINDRFLPDKAIDLIDEAAAELKMQIESEPSSLRKVRKELETLEVEKEALKMEENEKNAKRLDEIAKELANLKEKQNALNAQFENEKAVFDSISLKKKEIDTLKSEATLAKNKGEFQKAAELEYGKIPSLEKEVSALEEKWQLLSQNGTLLKNKVDEDLVAGILSKWTGISVQKMLKSEKQKFLEVEKHLKESVIGQDEALNALAKAIKRNKAGLNEGSKPIGSFLFLGPTGVGKTQSAKALAKFLFDDEKAMIRFDMSEFMEKHSVSRLLGAPPGYIGHEEGGELTEAVRRKPYSVILFDEVEKAHKDVFNILLGILDDARATDSKGVSVDFKNTIIILTSNIASNAIMNLKGKEQEEAVKAELKSFFKPEFLNRLDDIITFNPLGQNEAYEIVKLLFKDLQKSLENKGLKATLSDEAAKLIAKEGFDPDFGARPLRRAIYDKIEDKLSDMILSDALSLNDEICIEAKDDEILIRKI
- a CDS encoding type II asparaginase codes for the protein MVGASMAEAKPRVAILATGGTIAGSIDSAVATTGYTAGVVGVDVLIKAVPEIQNLAKIEGQQIANIDSSNMRDEIQLKLAKEINKLFASGVDGVVITHGTDTMEETAYFLNLTIKSDKPVVLVGAMRPSTAISADGPKNLYNAVALAADKNAKGKGVMVSMNDKIQSARGVVKTHSLNVDAFSSPDFGDLGYIVDGKVYFYNNVAKAHTKNAPFDVKNLKELPKVDILYSYSNDGSGVAAKALFENGTKGIVVAGSGAGSIHEAQKEVLKELLTKGLKVAVSSRVVAGRVAVSEADNKLGFISAEDLNPQKARILLMLALTKTNDVKKIQEYFLKY
- the purC gene encoding phosphoribosylaminoimidazolesuccinocarboxamide synthase, which gives rise to MEKGELLYEGKGKKMFKTDDEFLLITEFKDDLTAFNAEKRGNEAGKGALNCKISTELFHLLEKNGIQTHLVKTLSENEQLVKKCQIVPIEVIVRNVATGSLTKRLGIKEGTSLPFALVEFCLKDDALGDPFINDEHCLLLNLVKDKAQIEEIKEMARKINSILLNFFDKKNLRLIDFKIELGIDKDGKLVLADEISPDSCRFWDKATNEKLDKDRFRQDLGNVKMAYEEVLKRILS